A window from Triticum aestivum cultivar Chinese Spring chromosome 6D, IWGSC CS RefSeq v2.1, whole genome shotgun sequence encodes these proteins:
- the LOC123140810 gene encoding mitochondrial amidoxime reducing component 2 isoform X2, which produces MLDYLQRLYRNGAELWFRWDRQWVVVNAKGRALTQRVEPRMALMEVELPPAAFDEDWQPAPHSCLVIRAPGMDTLKVPLAAEHTTLDDVSVWEWSGSAYDEGAEAAEWLSAYFGKPSRLVRFKEESEIRPTNPEYAQGYKITFTDCFPFLIASQGSLDAQNELLKEHVPINRFRPNILVDGCHPYVEDLWKTIKINKLTFDGVKLCDRYKG; this is translated from the exons ATGCTGGACTACCTACAGAGACTTTACAGAAACGGCGCTGAGCTCT GGTTCAGGTGGGACCGGCAGTGGGTGGTGGTGAACGCCAAGGGCAGGGCCCTCACGCAGCGGGTGGAGCCCAGGATGGCGCTGATGGAGGTGGAGTTGCCGCCGGCGGCCTTCGACGAGGACTGGCAGCCCGCCCCCCACTCCTGCTTGG TTATACGAGCACCCGGGATGGACACACTGAAGGTCCCTCTTGCTGCGGAACACACCACGCTTGACGACGTCTCCGTCTGGGAGTGGTCTGGTTCTGCTTATGATGAAGGAGCTGAAGCAGCTGAATGGCTCTCCGCCTATTTCGGGAAGCCAAGTCGGCTCGTGCGGTTTAAAGAAG AGTCCGAAATCAGGCCGACTAATCCTGAGTATGCTCAAGGCTACAAGATCACCTTCACGGATTGCTTCCCGTTTCTGATAGCATCCCAG GGCTCACTGGATGCACAAAATGAGCTTCTTAAAGAACATGTACCAATCAATCGCTTTAGACCAAA TATTTTAGTGGATGGATGCCACCCGTACGTAGAGGATCTGTGGAAAACCATAAAGATAAACAAGCTAACATTTGACGGCGTGAAGTTATGCGACCGTTACAAG ggataa
- the LOC123140810 gene encoding mitochondrial amidoxime reducing component 2 isoform X1: MLDYLQRLYRNGAELWFRWDRQWVVVNAKGRALTQRVEPRMALMEVELPPAAFDEDWQPAPHSCLVIRAPGMDTLKVPLAAEHTTLDDVSVWEWSGSAYDEGAEAAEWLSAYFGKPSRLVRFKEESEIRPTNPEYAQGYKITFTDCFPFLIASQGSLDAQNELLKEHVPINRFRPNILVDGCHPYVEDLWKTIKINKLTFDGVKLCDRYKVKFPDLVLRLSMLATILS, translated from the exons ATGCTGGACTACCTACAGAGACTTTACAGAAACGGCGCTGAGCTCT GGTTCAGGTGGGACCGGCAGTGGGTGGTGGTGAACGCCAAGGGCAGGGCCCTCACGCAGCGGGTGGAGCCCAGGATGGCGCTGATGGAGGTGGAGTTGCCGCCGGCGGCCTTCGACGAGGACTGGCAGCCCGCCCCCCACTCCTGCTTGG TTATACGAGCACCCGGGATGGACACACTGAAGGTCCCTCTTGCTGCGGAACACACCACGCTTGACGACGTCTCCGTCTGGGAGTGGTCTGGTTCTGCTTATGATGAAGGAGCTGAAGCAGCTGAATGGCTCTCCGCCTATTTCGGGAAGCCAAGTCGGCTCGTGCGGTTTAAAGAAG AGTCCGAAATCAGGCCGACTAATCCTGAGTATGCTCAAGGCTACAAGATCACCTTCACGGATTGCTTCCCGTTTCTGATAGCATCCCAG GGCTCACTGGATGCACAAAATGAGCTTCTTAAAGAACATGTACCAATCAATCGCTTTAGACCAAA TATTTTAGTGGATGGATGCCACCCGTACGTAGAGGATCTGTGGAAAACCATAAAGATAAACAAGCTAACATTTGACGGCGTGAAGTTATGCGACCGTTACAAGGTAAAATTCCCAGATCTGGTGCTGCGGTTGAGTATGCTTGCTACTATCCTATCTTGA
- the LOC123140810 gene encoding mitochondrial amidoxime reducing component 2 isoform X3: MALMEVELPPAAFDEDWQPAPHSCLVIRAPGMDTLKVPLAAEHTTLDDVSVWEWSGSAYDEGAEAAEWLSAYFGKPSRLVRFKEESEIRPTNPEYAQGYKITFTDCFPFLIASQGSLDAQNELLKEHVPINRFRPNILVDGCHPYVEDLWKTIKINKLTFDGVKLCDRYKVKFPDLVLRLSMLATILS; this comes from the exons ATGGCGCTGATGGAGGTGGAGTTGCCGCCGGCGGCCTTCGACGAGGACTGGCAGCCCGCCCCCCACTCCTGCTTGG TTATACGAGCACCCGGGATGGACACACTGAAGGTCCCTCTTGCTGCGGAACACACCACGCTTGACGACGTCTCCGTCTGGGAGTGGTCTGGTTCTGCTTATGATGAAGGAGCTGAAGCAGCTGAATGGCTCTCCGCCTATTTCGGGAAGCCAAGTCGGCTCGTGCGGTTTAAAGAAG AGTCCGAAATCAGGCCGACTAATCCTGAGTATGCTCAAGGCTACAAGATCACCTTCACGGATTGCTTCCCGTTTCTGATAGCATCCCAG GGCTCACTGGATGCACAAAATGAGCTTCTTAAAGAACATGTACCAATCAATCGCTTTAGACCAAA TATTTTAGTGGATGGATGCCACCCGTACGTAGAGGATCTGTGGAAAACCATAAAGATAAACAAGCTAACATTTGACGGCGTGAAGTTATGCGACCGTTACAAGGTAAAATTCCCAGATCTGGTGCTGCGGTTGAGTATGCTTGCTACTATCCTATCTTGA